A window from Urocitellus parryii isolate mUroPar1 chromosome 1, mUroPar1.hap1, whole genome shotgun sequence encodes these proteins:
- the LOC113179694 gene encoding LOW QUALITY PROTEIN: protocadherin alpha-2-like (The sequence of the model RefSeq protein was modified relative to this genomic sequence to represent the inferred CDS: inserted 2 bases in 1 codon): protein MVSFLRRGPEVWQCPLLSLLLLAAWEVGSGQLHYSVSEEAKHGTFVGRIAQDLGLELAELVPRLFRVASKDRGDLLEVNLQNGVLFVNSRIDREELCGRSAECSIHLEVIVDRPLQVFHVEVEVKDINDNPPVFPMTVKTIRFPESRLLDSRFPLEGASDADIGVNALISYKLSSSEFFFLDIQTNDELSQSLFLVLRTSLDREETAEINLLLEATDGGKPELTGTVQILIKVLDVNDNEPTFAQSVYKVQLLENTTNGTLVVKLNASDSDEGSNGEIVYSLSSDMSSSVQTKFKIDNSSGEVRTKGKLDYEETKFYDIHVIASDKGTPSMSGHCKISVKLVDINDNTPEVSITSLSLPIQENAPLGTVIAFITVSDRDSGTNGQVTCTLMAHGPFKLLSTFKNYYSLVLDSALDRETIADYKLVVIARDGGSPSLWATASVSVEVADVNDNAPVFAQPEYTVFVKENNPPGCHIFTVSAQDADAQENALVSYSLVERRVGERALSSYVSVHAESGKVYALQPLDHEELELLQFQVSARDAGVPPLGSNVTLQVFVLDENDNAPKLLTPGVGGTGGVASELVPWSVGAGHVVAKVRAVDADSGYNAWLTYELQVAADGSRSPFRVGLYTGEVSTARALDESDAPRQRLVVLVKDHGEPSLTATATVLLSLVERGQTPKASSRALAGAADPEMALVNVNVYLIIAICAVSSLLVLTLLLYMAFRCSVVPTEGVCKPGKPRLVCSSAVGSWSYSQQRRQRVCSGEVPPKTDLMAFSPSLPQGPDSAEGQASSESKYFGKVXVFKFLSNSRIFRVSFFRNSTNYLDS from the exons ATGGTGTCCTTTCTGCGAAGGGGTCCAGAGGTCTGGCAGTGTCCTCTGCTCTCCCTTCTGCTCTTGGCAGCCTGGGAAGTGGGGAGCGGCCAGCTCCACTACTCGGTCTCCGAGGAGGCAAAGCACGGCACTTTCGTGGGCCGCATCGCCCAGGATCTGGGACTGGAGCTGGCAGAACTGGTGCCTCGTCTGTTTCGGGTGGCGTCCAAGGACCGCGGGGACCTTCTGGAGGTAAATCTGCAGAATGGCGTCTTGTTTGTGAATTCTCGGATCGACCGGGAGGAGCTGTGCGGGCGGAGCGCGGAGTGTAGCATCCACCTGGAGGTGATCGTGGACAGACCGCTGCAGGTTTTTCATGTGGAAGTGGAGGTGAAGGACATTAATGACAACCCGCCCGTATTTCCAATGACAGTTAAGACTATCCGGTTTCCTGAATCTAGGCTGCTTGACTCAAGGTTTCCTTTAGAGGGAGCATCTGATGCAGACATTGGAGTAAACGCTCTTATCTCCTACAAACTCAGCTCTAGTGAGTTTTTCTTTCTAGACATCCAGACGAATGATGAATTAAGCCAATCCTTGTTTCTTGTGTTGAGAACATCTCTGGACAGAGAGGAAACTGCTGAGATTAATTTGTTACTGGAAGCTACGGATGGTGGGAAACCTGAACTCACCGGCACTGTTCAAATACTTATTAAGGTATTAGATGTGAATGACAATGAACCAACTTTTGCTCAATCAGTTTACAAAGTGCAATTGTTAGAGAACACTACAAATGGAACTTTGGTGGTTAAATTAAATGCTTCTGATTCAGATGAAGGATCAAATGGTGAGATTGTGTATTCACTCAGTAGTGATATGTCTTCCAGTGTACAGACAAAGTTCAAAATAGATAACAGCTCAGGGGAAGTCAGAACTAAGGGGAAATTAGATtatgaagaaacaaaattctATGATATTCATGTCATTGCATCTGACAAAGGAACCCCATCAATGTCAGGACACTGTAAAATTTCAGTAAAACTTGTGGATATCAATGATAACACGCCAGAAGTCTCAATAACATCACTCTCGCTTCCTATCCAAGAAAATGCTCCACTGGGCACCGTCATCGCCTTCATCACAGTGTCAGATCGGGACTCTGGTACCAATGGGCAGGTGACCTGCACGCTAATGGCCCATGGTCCCTTTAAACTGCTGTCTACTTTCAAGAATTACTATTCCTTGGTGCTGGACAGCGCCCTGGACCGAGAGACCATAGCTGATTATAAGCTGGTGGTGATTGCCAGGGACGGGGGCTCCCCTTCACTGTGGGCCACAGCCAGCGTGTCCGTGGAGGTGGCTGACGTGAACGACAATGCACCAGTGTTCGCGCAGCCCGAGTACACGGTGTTTGTGAAGGAGAACAACCCGCCAGGCTGCCACATCTTCACGGTGTCCGCACAGGATGCAGATGCACAGGAGAACGCATTGGTATCCTACTCTCTGGTGGAGCGTCGGGTGGGCGAGCGTGCGCTGTCGAGCTATGTGTCAGTGCACGCGGAGAGCGGCAAGGTATATGCGCTGCAACCTCTGGACCATGAGGAGCTTGAGCTGCTGCAGTTTCAGGTGAGCGCGCGCGACGCTGGTGTGCCACCCCTGGGCAGCAACGTGACACTGCAGGTGTTCGTGCTGGATGAGAATGACAATGCTCCCAAACTGCTGACACCTGGGGTGGGTGGGACAGGGGGAGTGGCGAGTGAGCTGGTGCCATGGTCTGTGGGTGCAGGCCACGTTGTGGCTAAGGTACGAGCGGTGGATGCAGACTCTGGCTACAATGCATGGTTGACCTATGAGCTGCAAGTGGCGGCGGACGGTTCCCGCAGCCCGTTCCGAGTGGGGCTGTATACCGGTGAGGTCAGCACCGCGCGCGCTCTGGACGAGTCGGATGCGCCACGCCAGCGACTGGTGGTGCTGGTGAAGGACCATGGCGAGCCGTCACTGACCGCCACAGCCACAGTGCTGTTGTCTCTGGTGGAGAGAGGCCAAACGCCAAAGGCCTCTTCAAGGGCATTGGCAGGCGCTGCTGACCCGGAGATGGCGCTGGTGAACGTCAACGTGTACCTGATCATAGCCATCTGCGCTGTATCTAGCCTGTTGGTCCTCACACTGCTACTGTACATGGCATTTCGGTGTTCCGTGGTGCCAACTGAGGGCGTCTGCAAGCCTGGGAAACCCAGGCTGGTGTGCTCCAGCGCGGTGGGGAGCTGGTCTTACTcgcagcagaggaggcagagggtaTGCTCTGGCGAAGTCCCGCCTAAGACAGACCTAATGGCCTTCAGCCCTAGCCTACCTCAAGGTCCAGACTCCGCAGAAGGGCAAGCATCTTCAGAATCAAAATACTTCGGAAAGgt ggtttttaaatttctttccaattCTAGAATTTTCCGTGTTTCATTCTTTAGGAATTCTACTAATTATTTAGATTCATAG
- the LOC113179755 gene encoding protocadherin alpha-1-like: MLFFRRGGLGYLLLLLLLLSVWETPSSQLHYSIPEEAKHGTFVGRIAQDLGLELEELVPRLFRVASKGRGDLLEVNLQNGILFVNSRIDREELCRRSADCSIHLEVIVDRPLQVFHVEVEVKDINDNPPVFRSKEQRIFIPENRQLDSRFPIEGADDADIGANALLTYTLSPSDYFSLDIQASDELSKSLSLELRKSLDREETPEIHLLLTATDGGKPILEGTVQLLITVLDANDNAPLFEQTTYRVHLLETTANGTLVTTLNVSDADEGVNGEVVFSFGSDVSPNIQEKFKIDPTLGEIRVIGTLDYEETKYYEIQVKAVDKGSPPMSNHCKVLVKVLDVNDNAPELAITSLSLPIREDAPLNTAIALISVSDRDSGANGQVTCSLTPHVPFKLVSTFKNYYSLVLNRALDRETTSDYKLVVTARDGGSPSLWATSSVSVEVADVNDNAPMFPQPEYTVFVKENNPPGCHIFTVSARDADAQENALVSYSLVERRVGERALSSYVSVHAESGKVYALQPLDHEELELLQFQVSAHDAGVPPLGSNVTLQVFVLDENDNMPTLLAPGVGGAGGTVNELVHWSVGAGHVVTKVRAVDADSGYNAWLSYELQLVAGGERSPFRVGVYTGEISTTRALDEADAPRHRLLVLVKDHGEPALTATATVLLSLVESGQAPKASSRASVTTAGPGVTLVDVNVYLIIAICAVSSLLVLTLLLYTAFRCSAAPTKDVCVPGKPTLVCSSAVGSWSYSQQRRQRVCSGEGPPKTDLMAFSPSLSPGLNTSNRNEHPEANSDLSGNVSQTFKLCLNFFKIRYNLSNELFKCHFKNMFTVFIDIETNLTI, encoded by the coding sequence ATGCTGTTTTTCAGGCGAGGAGGCCTGGGATACTTGCTACTGCTTCTCTTGCTTCTCTCGGTCTGGGAGACCCCGAGCAGTCAGCTCCATTACTCGATCCCTGAAGAGGCAAAACACGGCACCTTCGTGGGCCGCATCGCCCAGgacctggggctggagctggaggagCTAGTGCCGCGCCTGTTTCGGGTGGCGTCCAAGGGCCGCGGGGATCTTCTGGAGGTAAATCTGCAGAATGGCATTTTGTTTGTGAATTCTCGGATCGACCGGGAGGAGCTGTGCCGGCGGAGCGCGGATTGTAGCATCCACCTGGAGGTGATCGTGGACAGACCGCTGCAGGTTTTCCatgtggaggtggaggtgaaaGATATTAATGATAATCCACCGGTTTTCAGAAGCAAAGAACAAAGGATATTTATTCCTGAAAATAGACAGTTGGATTCTCGATTTCCGATAGAGGGCGCTGATGATGCAGACATTGGTGCCAACGCTCTTCTAACTTATACCCTCAGCCCCAGTGATTACTTCTCTTTGGACATACAGGCAAGTGATGAACTGAGCAAATCTCTTTCTCTTGAATTGAGGAAATCTTTGGACAGAGAAGAAACACcagaaattcatttattattgacTGCCACTGACGGGGGTAAACCAATACTGGAAGGTACAGTTCAGTTGCTGATCACTGTGCTCGACGCTAATGATAATGCCCCACTGTTTGAGCAAACTACATACAGAGTCCATTTATTAGAGACAACAGCAAATGGAACATTAGTGACCACATTAAATGTATCTGACGCTGATGAAGGTGTAAATGGGGAAGTTGTCTTTTCTTTTGGCAGTGATGTTTCTCCTAACAttcaagaaaaattcaaaattgatcCTACTTTAGGAGAAATTAGAGTAATTGGTACTCTGGATTATGAAGAGACAAAATACTATGAAATCCAGGTAAAGGCAGTTGATAAAGGAAGTCCTCCCATGTCAAATCACTGCAAAGTTTTGGTGAAAGTGCTGGATGTAAATGATAATGCCCCAGAACTGGCAATCACTTCACTATCTTTGCCCATCAGAGAGGATGCTCCACTTAACACGGCCATTGCTCTGATTAGTGTGTCAGATCGTGACTCAGGTGCCAACGGGCAGGTGACTTGCTCCCTCACACCCCATGTCCCTTTCAAGCTAGTGTCCACTTTCAAGAATTACTATTCTTTGGTACTGAACAGAGCCCTGGACCGTGAGACCACATCTGACTATAAACTGGTGGTGACCGCCAGGGATGGGGGCTCACCTTCACTGTGGGCCACCTCTAGCGTGTCAGTGGAGGTGGCAGACGTGAACGACAATGCGCCAATGTTCCCGCAGCCCGAATACACAGTGTTTGTGAAGGAGAACAACCCCCCAGGCTGCCATATCTTCACGGTGTCCGCAAGGGACGCGGACGCTCAGGAGAACGCCCTGGTGTCCTACTCTCTGGTAGAGCGGCGGGTGGGTGAGCGTGCACTGTCGAGCTACGTGTCAGTGCACGCGGAGAGCGGCAAGGTATATGCGCTGCAGCCCCTGGACCATGAGGAGCTTGAGCTGCTGCAGTTTCAGGTGAGCGCACACGACGCTGGTGTGCCACCCCTGGGCAGCAACGTGACGCTGCAGGTGTTCGTGCTGGATGAGAACGACAACATGCCAACACTCCTGGCACCTGGGGTGGGTGGCGCCGGAGGCACTGTGAATGAACTGGTGCATTGGTCAGTGGGCGCTGGTCATGTAGTGACCAAGGTGCGCGCGGTGGATGCTGACTCTGGCTATAATGCGTGGCTCTCTTATGAGCTGCAACTGGTGGCAGGTGGTGAGCGCAGCCCGTTCCGTGTGGGTGTATATACTGGCGAGATCAGCACAACACGTGCCCTGGATGAGGCAGATGCTCCGCGCCATCGCCTACTGGTTCTGGTGAAAGACCATGGAGAGCCGGCACTGACTGCCACAGCCACAGTGCTCTTATCCCTGGTAGAGAGTGGCCAGGCGCCAAAGGCCTCATCACGGGCATCGGTCACCACTGCTGGCCCTGGAGTGACCCTGGTGGATGTGAATGTGTACCTGATCATAGCCATCTGTGCAGTATCCAGCCTATTGGTTCTCACGCTGCTGCTGTATACTGCATTTCGGTGCTCTGCGGCGCCCACGAAggatgtgtgtgtgcctgggaaGCCTACACTGGTGTGCTCTAGCGCAGTGGGGAGCTGGTCTTATTCCCAGCAGAGACGACAAAGAGTGTGCTCTGGCGAGGGCCCGCCCAAGACTGACCTCATGGCGTTCAGCCCCAGTCTGTCCCCAGGTTTGAACACATCAAACAGAAATGAACATCCAGAAGCAAATTCAGATCTTTCCGGTAATGTAAGTCAAACTTTTAAgctttgccttaatttttttaaaattagatataacTTATCTAATGAGCTTTTCAaatgtcactttaaaaatatgttcacgGTGTTCATTGACATTGAAACAAACCTTACCATTTAA